From one Candidatus Woesearchaeota archaeon genomic stretch:
- a CDS encoding arginase family protein, translated as MKLIKIPSSQGGLGKSDGSELAPDEVIKQTRDLFLNEKGELPVFEIDEVKIASSNLEETNKNIFNKAMEIFKKNEKAIFIGGDHAITYPVVRAFSNTFNKNPGIIVFDAHPDAEDYFMPPTQEDLLPAMINENLIKAANIILVGIRNWHTNELEFLKKNKIRFFNMKEITEEGLHESCEAVMSIAKNFDALYISIDIDAVDPAFAPGTGYIEPGGLTSRELLYFLQRLKFLKNLKALDIAEINPKKDINSITSKLGAKICVEMS; from the coding sequence ATGAAGCTCATAAAAATCCCCTCTTCACAGGGAGGGCTGGGAAAGTCAGACGGATCAGAGCTTGCCCCAGACGAAGTTATTAAGCAAACTCGTGACTTGTTCCTGAACGAGAAAGGCGAACTGCCTGTTTTTGAAATAGATGAAGTCAAGATCGCAAGCTCAAATCTAGAGGAAACAAACAAAAACATATTCAACAAAGCAATGGAGATCTTCAAAAAAAATGAAAAGGCGATTTTCATAGGTGGAGACCACGCAATAACCTATCCTGTTGTGAGGGCGTTCTCGAATACATTTAACAAGAATCCGGGCATTATAGTATTTGATGCGCACCCTGACGCAGAGGACTATTTTATGCCGCCTACACAAGAGGACTTGCTGCCTGCGATGATAAATGAGAATTTAATAAAAGCCGCCAATATAATTTTGGTGGGCATCAGAAACTGGCATACTAACGAGCTTGAATTTCTTAAGAAAAACAAGATAAGATTCTTTAATATGAAGGAAATAACTGAAGAAGGCCTGCATGAAAGCTGCGAAGCAGTAATGTCGATAGCAAAGAACTTTGATGCTTTGTATATTTCCATAGATATTGATGCTGTTGATCCTGCTTTTGCGCCTGGAACAGGTTATATTGAGCCAGGCGGACTGACTTCAAGGGAATTGCTTTACTTCCTGCAAAGATTAAAGTTTTTAAAAAACCTAAAAGCCCTTGATATAGCTGAAATAAATCCTAAAAAAGACATTAACAGCATAACATCAAAGCTTGGGGCAAAGATTTGCGTTGAGATGAGTTGA
- the hisS gene encoding histidine--tRNA ligase, giving the protein MAFQKVKGTADFYPEEKEIQNRVFSILRAMAIKYGFSEVESPAFEHLKVLTEKEGEEIKKQVFVLEKRSDEELGLRFDLTVPLARMFIEKQKTVPKPVKWFYLTRMWRYEQPQQGRAREFYQFGVELFGSDKPEADAEVINLVIDSLTALGLTKKDFFIKINNRKLLEGLLTDFIDKNKLEETIRIIDKKSKVSEKEFETELKGIKLNDEQITKIKNILKINKIEEIEKLKLNEEASRGCEELKNILKFVKKEFVMIDLSAARGLAYYTGTVFECFDSEQKFRAIAGGGRYDKMIEQFGGEPCPATGFGMGYSTLMLLLEDKKLIPKIDLGPDYFVAILNDDVREDALKIVDKLRKKYSVDYDLSRRNLGNQLKYANSIKAKKAIVIGEDEVKKKEVKVKDMNTGKEEKVFLDKL; this is encoded by the coding sequence ATGGCATTCCAAAAAGTAAAAGGAACAGCGGATTTTTATCCGGAAGAAAAGGAGATCCAGAACAGAGTATTTTCAATACTCAGAGCTATGGCGATCAAATACGGATTCAGCGAGGTTGAAAGCCCGGCTTTTGAACATCTGAAAGTATTGACTGAAAAGGAAGGGGAAGAGATAAAGAAACAAGTATTCGTGCTTGAAAAGAGAAGCGATGAAGAGCTTGGACTGAGGTTTGATCTGACTGTTCCTTTGGCGAGAATGTTCATCGAAAAGCAGAAGACAGTTCCAAAGCCTGTAAAATGGTTTTATTTGACTAGAATGTGGAGATATGAGCAGCCTCAGCAGGGCAGAGCAAGGGAATTTTATCAGTTTGGGGTGGAGCTATTCGGAAGCGACAAGCCCGAAGCAGATGCCGAGGTTATTAATTTAGTAATTGATTCTTTAACGGCATTAGGGCTGACAAAAAAGGATTTTTTCATAAAAATAAACAACAGGAAATTATTGGAAGGTTTATTGACTGATTTTATTGATAAAAACAAGCTTGAAGAAACAATAAGGATCATTGATAAAAAATCAAAAGTTTCTGAAAAAGAGTTTGAAACAGAGCTGAAAGGCATTAAATTAAATGATGAACAAATAACTAAAATAAAAAACATCCTGAAAATAAATAAAATCGAGGAAATAGAAAAATTAAAGCTAAATGAAGAAGCTTCTAGAGGCTGTGAAGAATTAAAGAATATCTTAAAATTTGTCAAAAAAGAATTTGTAATGATTGACCTTTCAGCTGCCCGCGGCCTGGCCTACTATACCGGAACTGTGTTTGAGTGCTTTGATTCAGAGCAGAAGTTCAGGGCAATTGCAGGCGGCGGGAGATACGATAAGATGATTGAGCAGTTTGGCGGAGAACCATGCCCGGCAACAGGATTTGGAATGGGCTACTCGACATTGATGCTTTTACTGGAAGATAAGAAGCTAATTCCCAAAATTGATCTTGGCCCTGATTATTTTGTCGCTATATTGAATGATGATGTAAGGGAAGATGCACTTAAAATAGTTGATAAATTAAGGAAGAAATATTCTGTTGACTACGATCTGAGCAGGAGAAATTTAGGCAACCAATTAAAATATGCAAATTCAATAAAAGCAAAAAAAGCAATAGTTATCGGTGAAGACGAAGTTAAGAAAAAAGAGGTGAAAGTAAAGGATATGAATACGGGTAAGGAGGAAAAGGTTTTTTTGGATAAGTTATAA
- a CDS encoding Bro-N domain-containing protein: MAEEVQKGLIVFQDRKIRRIWYNDEWFYSVVDIVEVLTDSPTPRQYWGKVKDREFIQLELSPIWVQLKMPAEDGKLRYTDCVNTKNAFRLIQSIPSKKAEPFKQWLAQLAKERIEEIENPELAQDRVKEYYEFKGYPKDWIDKRIRGIAIRQDLTDEWKNRGIEEERDFAILTNEISKATFGKTIGEYKQFKGLKKQNQNLRDHMTDWELILTMVGEKATTDITVAKDAKEFPQLKQTAKEGGDIAKNTRKELEQKIGKTVISSENYLHLTEEMKKKKLEDKSKK; encoded by the coding sequence ATGGCAGAAGAAGTTCAAAAAGGACTGATTGTTTTTCAGGACAGGAAAATCCGTAGGATTTGGTATAATGATGAGTGGTTTTATTCTGTTGTTGATATAGTTGAAGTTTTAACAGATAGTCCAACACCAAGACAATACTGGGGGAAAGTTAAAGACCGAGAATTTATTCAACTTGAACTGTCCCCAATTTGGGTACAGTTGAAAATGCCCGCTGAAGATGGCAAATTACGATACACCGACTGCGTCAATACAAAAAATGCCTTTCGGCTTATTCAATCCATTCCATCAAAAAAGGCAGAGCCGTTTAAGCAATGGCTAGCTCAGTTAGCTAAAGAGCGTATAGAAGAGATTGAAAACCCGGAACTTGCTCAAGACAGGGTTAAAGAATATTATGAATTCAAGGGTTATCCAAAAGATTGGATAGACAAAAGGATAAGGGGGATTGCCATCAGGCAGGATTTAACCGATGAATGGAAAAACAGAGGTATTGAAGAAGAAAGAGATTTCGCCATTCTGACAAATGAAATATCCAAAGCAACATTTGGGAAGACCATAGGAGAATACAAACAATTTAAGGGATTGAAGAAACAAAATCAAAATCTCAGGGATCATATGACTGATTGGGAACTGATTTTAACAATGGTTGGGGAGAAAGCAACGACAGACATTACTGTTGCGAAAGACGCAAAGGAGTTTCCACAATTAAAACAAACCGCTAAGGAAGGCGGAGACATCGCTAAAAATACACGAAAAGAACTGGAGCAGAAAATTGGAAAAACAGTCATCTCATCAGAAAATTATTTGCATTTGACTGAAGAAATGAAAAAGAAGAAGTTAGAAGATAAAAGTAAGAAGTAA
- a CDS encoding beta-CASP ribonuclease aCPSF1, which produces MTTIIEEILKDLPKEKISDACFEGANIVLYTKDKDFFLNNEGIIREIVNKIKKRVELRPDPSITMELEKAEKEIKKIMPEESGVGNIIFDPQRSSVIIEAEKPGLAIGKQGELLREIREKTLWVPLIRRTPAIKSPLIESIRSVLYQNSDYRRKFLDRVGHRVYDGWLRAKKEEWIRVTFLGGAREVGRSCILLQTPESRILLDCGVNVASEEHAYPLFEVPEFKLQELDAVIISHSHLDHCGLLPYLFKLQYRGPVYCTAPTRDVMSLLMLDYVKIMQSERKEAIYSVDDIREMVKHTITLEYEEVTDVTPDVRVTLYNSGHILGSSMIHMHVGNGLHNILYTGDLKYGRSQLLEPAATQFPRLETLMIEATYGGKDNILPSPKEEDEELRNIIKRTIDRKGKVLMPVLGSGRAQDMIILIEQMVRTGQLEKVPVFIDGMVWDVTAIHTAYPEFLNNTIRKQIFHKDENPFLSDIFRRVGSPKERKEVIEETGPCIILATSGMLVGGPSVEYLKQLADNPNNSLVFSCYQGEGSLGRRIHNGEREIVFKSGIKQEVCHIKMEVEKIEITDHSDRKQLMNFIYDCNPRPKKVIVNHGENSRCLDLASSIHKAQRIETSAPKVLEAVRIK; this is translated from the coding sequence ATGACTACAATAATTGAGGAAATCTTAAAAGATTTGCCAAAGGAAAAGATATCTGATGCGTGTTTTGAGGGCGCAAATATTGTCCTCTACACAAAAGACAAGGATTTCTTCCTTAATAATGAAGGCATTATACGCGAAATAGTTAACAAAATAAAGAAAAGAGTAGAGTTAAGGCCGGATCCAAGCATTACAATGGAGCTTGAAAAGGCTGAAAAAGAGATAAAGAAAATAATGCCTGAGGAATCCGGAGTGGGCAATATAATATTTGACCCGCAGCGCTCAAGCGTCATAATTGAAGCTGAAAAGCCGGGGCTGGCAATCGGCAAGCAAGGCGAGCTTTTGAGGGAGATAAGGGAGAAAACATTATGGGTGCCTTTGATAAGAAGGACTCCTGCAATAAAGTCGCCATTGATAGAAAGCATACGCTCAGTACTTTACCAGAATTCAGATTACAGAAGAAAATTTCTTGACAGGGTCGGCCATCGCGTATATGACGGCTGGCTGAGGGCGAAGAAAGAAGAATGGATCAGGGTAACATTTTTGGGCGGGGCAAGAGAAGTTGGGAGAAGCTGCATTCTGCTTCAGACTCCAGAATCAAGGATATTGCTGGATTGCGGGGTTAATGTTGCCAGCGAAGAGCATGCATATCCTCTCTTTGAGGTGCCTGAATTCAAGCTGCAGGAGCTTGATGCTGTCATAATCTCGCATTCTCATCTGGACCATTGCGGCTTATTGCCTTATCTATTTAAGCTTCAATATAGGGGACCGGTTTACTGCACTGCTCCGACTCGGGATGTAATGTCTTTGCTAATGCTTGATTATGTCAAGATAATGCAGAGCGAAAGAAAAGAGGCAATATATAGCGTGGATGATATAAGGGAAATGGTGAAGCATACCATAACGCTGGAATATGAAGAAGTTACTGATGTAACTCCTGACGTAAGAGTAACACTCTATAATTCCGGCCACATTCTTGGCAGCTCAATGATTCACATGCATGTCGGAAACGGCCTGCACAATATACTTTATACCGGCGACCTTAAATATGGAAGATCGCAGCTATTGGAGCCAGCAGCAACACAATTCCCAAGATTGGAAACATTAATGATAGAAGCCACATACGGCGGCAAAGACAATATTCTGCCTTCTCCGAAAGAAGAGGATGAAGAGCTGCGCAATATCATTAAAAGAACTATTGACAGAAAGGGCAAAGTTCTGATGCCTGTTTTAGGATCAGGAAGGGCGCAGGACATGATAATCCTGATAGAGCAGATGGTCAGAACCGGGCAATTAGAGAAGGTGCCTGTTTTCATAGATGGCATGGTATGGGATGTTACGGCAATCCATACAGCGTATCCTGAGTTTTTGAACAATACAATAAGAAAGCAGATATTTCATAAGGATGAGAATCCTTTCTTATCCGACATATTCAGAAGAGTGGGCAGCCCTAAAGAAAGAAAAGAAGTAATAGAAGAAACAGGGCCATGCATAATATTGGCAACTTCCGGGATGCTGGTTGGAGGGCCTTCAGTAGAATATCTGAAGCAGCTTGCTGACAATCCAAACAATTCACTTGTTTTTTCATGCTACCAGGGCGAAGGCTCTCTAGGAAGAAGAATCCATAATGGCGAAAGGGAGATAGTGTTTAAGAGCGGCATAAAGCAGGAAGTGTGCCATATCAAAATGGAAGTTGAGAAGATAGAAATAACAGACCACAGCGACAGGAAGCAGCTGATGAACTTTATTTATGACTGCAATCCAAGACCCAAGAAAGTTATTGTCAATCACGGAGAGAACTCGCGCTGCTTAGATCTTGCAAGTTCAATACATAAAGCTCAGAGAATAGAAACATCTGCTCCGAAGGTTCTGGAAGCAGTGAGGATTAAGTAA
- the hisIE gene encoding bifunctional phosphoribosyl-AMP cyclohydrolase/phosphoribosyl-ATP diphosphatase HisIE yields the protein MIIPSIDLMDGKAVQLKQGKSKVLERQDVLDLALEFRKYGELAVIDLDAALGKGNNTALVKDICKIADCRVGGGIRTVKKAYEILRSGAKKIIIGTKAEPRFLKQLPKERLIAAIDVKNNYVASEGWTKNTGEKPEDVIKQLENYCSEFLFTDIEREGLMQGFDFKRIAALKKLTKNKITAAGGITSIDEIKKLENLGINSQIGMSIYKNKIKLDEAFISLLDFSKNNCLMPTIAQDDKKQVLMLAFSTKESLLKTFRTNKATYYSRSKKKLWTKGETSGNFQELIKARYDCDRDCLLFTVMQKNSACHTKAYSCFGEKEFELEDLYDIILDRLKNPKEESYTSKLLKNEDLIKRKIKEEAYEVINYKDENNLVWEIADLMYFVMVLMAKKRINIMDVKNELWSRRK from the coding sequence ATGATAATTCCCAGCATTGATTTAATGGATGGGAAAGCAGTTCAATTGAAGCAGGGGAAATCAAAAGTGCTTGAAAGGCAGGATGTATTAGATTTGGCTCTGGAATTCAGGAAGTATGGAGAACTTGCTGTAATTGATTTGGATGCAGCTCTAGGCAAAGGCAACAATACAGCGTTGGTGAAAGACATTTGTAAGATAGCAGACTGCAGAGTCGGCGGCGGGATAAGGACTGTGAAGAAAGCGTATGAGATCTTGCGGTCAGGCGCCAAAAAAATCATAATTGGAACAAAGGCAGAGCCAAGGTTTTTAAAACAGCTGCCAAAAGAACGCCTTATTGCAGCAATAGATGTAAAAAACAATTATGTCGCAAGCGAAGGCTGGACTAAGAACACAGGGGAAAAACCAGAAGATGTCATAAAACAACTGGAAAATTATTGTTCCGAATTTCTCTTTACAGATATTGAAAGGGAAGGGCTTATGCAGGGCTTTGATTTTAAAAGAATTGCAGCATTAAAAAAGCTTACAAAAAACAAAATAACGGCCGCAGGCGGAATAACATCAATAGATGAAATCAAAAAGCTTGAGAACCTCGGAATTAATTCACAGATAGGAATGTCCATTTATAAAAATAAAATAAAACTAGATGAAGCGTTTATTTCATTATTGGACTTTAGCAAAAACAACTGCTTAATGCCCACAATTGCACAAGATGACAAAAAACAGGTCCTAATGCTGGCTTTTTCAACAAAAGAATCGTTGTTGAAAACATTCAGGACTAATAAAGCAACATACTACAGCAGGTCAAAGAAAAAACTTTGGACAAAGGGCGAAACTTCAGGAAACTTTCAGGAACTTATCAAGGCACGATACGATTGTGACAGGGACTGTTTGCTGTTTACTGTAATGCAAAAGAATTCAGCATGCCACACTAAAGCTTATTCGTGCTTCGGTGAGAAGGAATTTGAGCTGGAAGACCTTTACGACATCATATTAGACAGGCTAAAAAATCCGAAAGAAGAGTCTTATACATCAAAGCTATTGAAGAACGAAGATTTAATAAAGCGAAAAATTAAAGAAGAAGCGTATGAGGTCATAAACTACAAGGACGAAAATAATCTGGTTTGGGAAATCGCAGATCTGATGTATTTCGTGATGGTTTTAATGGCCAAAAAAAGAATAAATATAATGGATGTGAAGAATGAACTATGGAGCAGAAGAAAATGA
- the hisD gene encoding histidinol dehydrogenase: MEQKKMKTTNIASKIIKEVREKGDSAILRYNILFDKKYNKRFEITRKQIRECYKKADKETIKAIKYAIKNIEEFAKAQLKQLKNFELKREYGIIGQKIVPIEKVGCYVPGGNFPLLSSALMSIIPAKIAGVNDIIVCSPKIKPDVIVAADLAGANRIFDVGGVQAIAALAYGTKQIPKVDKIVGPGNKYVQEAKKQVFGDVGIDFIAGPSEIMIIADETANMNFINADLAAQKEHDKGVKVWLIKASSKSDKQIEEAIKKANEIAPEHLELFVKKFNKYIKGLRNYGSLFIGYNSGVVFGDYCSGTNHILPTNKASKYAGGLSVRDFIKVQTYQKIKPNKKLMKMTIKLAELEGLKKHKKSAEIRLKKKN, translated from the coding sequence ATGGAGCAGAAGAAAATGAAGACCACAAATATTGCAAGTAAAATAATAAAAGAAGTAAGAGAGAAAGGAGATTCTGCTATTTTAAGATATAATATTTTATTTGATAAAAAGTATAATAAAAGATTTGAAATAACTAGAAAACAGATAAGAGAATGTTATAAAAAAGCAGATAAAGAAACAATTAAGGCAATAAAATATGCGATTAAAAATATCGAAGAATTTGCAAAAGCGCAGCTAAAACAGCTTAAAAACTTCGAGTTAAAAAGAGAGTATGGCATCATAGGCCAAAAAATCGTTCCAATAGAAAAAGTTGGCTGCTATGTTCCGGGTGGCAATTTTCCTCTGCTTAGTTCAGCATTAATGTCAATCATCCCCGCAAAAATTGCTGGGGTGAATGATATTATTGTTTGTTCGCCTAAAATTAAACCAGATGTCATTGTCGCAGCAGATTTAGCGGGTGCGAATAGAATATTTGATGTTGGTGGAGTACAAGCAATTGCTGCCTTAGCGTATGGAACAAAACAAATTCCAAAAGTTGATAAAATAGTTGGTCCTGGAAACAAGTATGTTCAAGAAGCAAAAAAACAAGTTTTCGGGGATGTTGGAATTGATTTTATTGCCGGCCCTAGTGAAATAATGATCATAGCTGACGAAACTGCAAATATGAATTTTATAAATGCAGATCTTGCTGCTCAGAAAGAACACGATAAAGGCGTAAAAGTATGGTTAATCAAAGCATCATCAAAATCAGATAAACAAATAGAAGAAGCCATTAAAAAAGCCAATGAAATAGCACCAGAACACTTGGAACTGTTTGTTAAAAAGTTCAATAAGTACATCAAAGGACTTAGAAACTATGGCTCTTTGTTTATTGGTTATAATTCAGGAGTTGTTTTTGGCGATTATTGCAGCGGAACAAACCACATTTTACCTACAAATAAGGCTTCAAAATATGCTGGCGGTTTATCTGTAAGGGATTTTATTAAAGTACAAACCTATCAAAAAATAAAACCGAACAAAAAACTGATGAAAATGACCATTAAATTGGCGGAATTGGAAGGTTTAAAAAAACACAAAAAATCTGCAGAAATAAGGCTGAAGAAAAAGAACTGA
- a CDS encoding nucleotidyltransferase domain-containing protein codes for MRQETLLKIIGLMRSKLAGGLTILEISKQLKIGYRPAYNHIGEMEKEGIIQIERVGSSKQCKLDFNSPKTRHLLESWDMAKKEEIYGKNQKLKAAVESLISKLTERFISEIHSIVLFGSYAKGTATKQSDIDLLFIVNDLKYKKLREAIDQESASYQYSHNIKISPLITDIAELRKMLKASEMNAGKEAREHGISMYGHEMFWRIAA; via the coding sequence ATGAGGCAGGAAACACTATTAAAAATCATAGGGCTGATGAGGAGCAAATTAGCTGGCGGGCTCACGATATTGGAGATTTCTAAACAATTGAAAATAGGCTATCGCCCCGCTTACAACCACATAGGCGAGATGGAAAAAGAGGGAATAATCCAGATAGAAAGAGTGGGAAGCTCAAAGCAATGCAAACTGGATTTCAATAGCCCAAAAACAAGGCATTTACTTGAATCATGGGACATGGCCAAAAAAGAAGAAATATATGGGAAAAACCAAAAGCTAAAAGCAGCTGTTGAAAGCTTAATCTCAAAACTAACTGAAAGATTTATCTCTGAAATTCACTCAATTGTTTTGTTCGGAAGCTATGCAAAAGGCACAGCGACAAAACAATCCGATATAGACTTGCTGTTTATAGTGAATGATTTAAAGTACAAAAAATTAAGGGAAGCAATAGACCAAGAAAGCGCAAGCTACCAATATTCGCACAATATTAAAATAAGCCCGCTAATCACAGATATAGCGGAGCTGAGAAAGATGCTGAAAGCAAGCGAGATGAATGCCGGAAAAGAAGCAAGGGAACATGGGATATCCATGTATGGGCATGAAATGTTTTGGAGGATTGCAGCATGA
- a CDS encoding helix-turn-helix domain-containing protein, which produces MELSDLRKIGLTEGEIKVYDALLELGECTKTALAKKSGISPSNIYDVTNRLVEKGIISKVEKNGIAHFSPANPSHIMDFLDQKEKELQNERNFVNQMLPTLLLKFSETKEKVNVEVFQGWSGMKTIFEDLINECKKGDQNYVFGASKGESENQADMFFVKYSKLRAEKGIATSIIFNEELRKRKERIDFFLKSRKYQVRFLQQATPAEIMLYKNRSCIMILTKDPLAIRITGKEVADSFRQYFEIMWNAAKQ; this is translated from the coding sequence ATGGAGCTTTCGGATCTCAGAAAAATAGGCCTTACAGAAGGCGAAATCAAGGTTTATGATGCTTTGCTCGAGCTTGGAGAATGCACAAAAACAGCATTGGCAAAGAAATCAGGCATCTCCCCTTCCAATATCTATGACGTAACTAACAGATTGGTTGAAAAAGGCATAATCTCAAAAGTAGAAAAAAACGGCATTGCGCATTTCAGCCCGGCAAATCCAAGTCACATTATGGATTTTCTGGATCAAAAGGAAAAAGAGCTTCAAAACGAAAGAAATTTTGTAAATCAAATGCTTCCAACCCTGCTTCTCAAATTCAGCGAAACAAAAGAAAAGGTCAATGTTGAGGTATTCCAGGGATGGAGCGGCATGAAAACAATATTTGAGGATTTGATTAATGAATGCAAAAAAGGAGACCAAAACTATGTTTTCGGAGCAAGCAAAGGCGAATCAGAAAATCAGGCAGACATGTTCTTTGTCAAATACTCGAAATTAAGGGCTGAGAAAGGAATAGCCACAAGCATAATCTTCAATGAAGAGCTGAGAAAAAGAAAGGAAAGGATTGATTTCTTCCTAAAATCAAGAAAATACCAGGTAAGATTTTTGCAGCAGGCAACCCCTGCTGAAATAATGCTTTATAAAAACAGGTCATGCATAATGATCCTGACAAAAGATCCGCTGGCCATAAGGATAACTGGAAAAGAAGTTGCTGATTCTTTCAGGCAGTACTTCGAGATAATGTGGAATGCAGCAAAGCAGTAA
- the map gene encoding type II methionyl aminopeptidase: MENIEDWRKAGRIAAEALDYGKSLIINGASYSDVTEKIEAKIMELGGECAFPVQLSLNDIAAHFTVEPGEDIKFTDQLVSLDVGVHVNGAIGDTACTVDLSGKYADLVKAAEEALQEAIKIIKPGIALGEIGKAIHAAIAKHGFSPITNLSGHGLDLYDIHTKPTIPNFDTGDKTKLEKGTIVAIEPFATNGAGVVYESSNANIFMLIDVKPVRNPITRKVLQEIANYKNLPFCTRWLAKKFSMPQTQFALRELRNIGILKEFPPLPDKKHGIVSQAEHTVLVDDNVEILTALK; this comes from the coding sequence ATGGAAAACATTGAAGACTGGAGAAAAGCCGGAAGAATAGCTGCTGAAGCTTTGGATTATGGAAAGTCGCTGATCATAAATGGAGCTTCTTACTCAGATGTAACTGAAAAGATAGAGGCAAAAATAATGGAATTAGGCGGAGAATGCGCTTTTCCGGTTCAGCTTAGCCTTAATGATATTGCAGCGCATTTTACAGTTGAGCCTGGCGAGGACATTAAATTTACAGATCAATTAGTCAGCTTAGATGTTGGCGTTCATGTCAACGGCGCAATCGGCGACACAGCTTGCACAGTTGATTTGTCCGGGAAATATGCTGATCTGGTAAAAGCAGCTGAAGAGGCGCTTCAGGAAGCAATAAAAATAATAAAGCCAGGCATTGCATTAGGAGAAATAGGAAAAGCAATCCATGCTGCAATAGCAAAACACGGCTTTTCGCCAATAACAAATTTATCCGGTCATGGCCTTGATCTGTATGATATTCATACAAAGCCCACAATACCAAATTTTGACACTGGCGATAAAACAAAATTAGAGAAAGGCACCATAGTTGCAATCGAGCCATTCGCAACAAACGGAGCAGGAGTTGTTTATGAAAGCTCTAATGCAAATATTTTTATGCTGATTGACGTAAAGCCAGTCAGAAACCCGATAACAAGAAAAGTGCTGCAGGAGATCGCAAATTACAAAAATCTTCCGTTCTGCACAAGATGGCTTGCAAAGAAGTTTTCAATGCCGCAGACCCAGTTTGCATTAAGGGAATTGAGGAATATTGGGATCCTGAAAGAATTTCCTCCATTGCCTGACAAGAAGCATGGAATTGTTTCGCAGGCAGAGCATACTGTTTTAGTTGACGATAATGTTGAAATTCTGACAGCGTTGAAATGA
- a CDS encoding proteasome subunit beta encodes MDKNENIMKTGTTTVGILCKDGIVLAADKRATAGYLIASKKTEKIHKVTDNIAVTMAGTASDSQLLIRYGQSELRLKKIRTGKEATVKEAANLFSRLVYSNIRKMSMIPGVSHFVMGGKDEGGFFIYEIFPDGTITEIDDFISSGSGSVMVYGVLETLYKKGLSVAEGVKLAIQSVNAALQRDIASGDGIDVVTITKEAVKKVFEKEIRIKLED; translated from the coding sequence ATGGACAAAAACGAAAACATAATGAAAACTGGAACAACAACAGTAGGAATACTCTGCAAAGACGGGATTGTTCTTGCAGCAGACAAGAGAGCCACAGCAGGCTATTTAATAGCCAGCAAAAAGACAGAAAAAATACATAAAGTTACAGATAATATTGCAGTTACAATGGCTGGAACAGCTTCAGATTCCCAATTGCTAATAAGATACGGCCAATCAGAGCTTAGGCTTAAAAAAATAAGGACAGGAAAGGAAGCCACTGTAAAGGAAGCTGCAAACCTTTTCTCACGCTTAGTTTACTCAAATATAAGGAAAATGAGCATGATTCCTGGTGTGTCGCATTTTGTGATGGGCGGCAAGGATGAAGGCGGGTTCTTTATTTACGAAATCTTCCCGGACGGAACAATAACAGAGATTGACGATTTTATTTCTTCAGGATCAGGCAGTGTAATGGTTTATGGTGTTTTGGAAACTTTGTACAAGAAAGGCCTTTCTGTGGCAGAAGGCGTAAAGCTCGCTATCCAGTCAGTAAACGCAGCATTGCAGAGGGATATAGCAAGCGGCGACGGCATTGATGTTGTCACCATAACCAAGGAAGCTGTCAAGAAAGTTTTTGAAAAGGAAATAAGAATAAAACTTGAGGATTAA